The sequence CCTGCATAACTTTTTGTTTTTCTATTGCAATTTCTTGGGCAGTCGTTGTTTTTAACTGATCCTGAATTAGCAATAATTTATCGTAAAAGTGTTGTAATGTAGTGTTTTCAGGGTGATTGTGATTAGCTATTTCTCTATTGTGCGCTCCCCCGTATGTAAATGTTCTAGCTATACCTATTGCTCCAATTGCGTCTAAACGGTCTGCATCTTGGACTATTTTTTCTTCTATTGTAGAAGCTTGAATGGGATTTTTTCCGTTTTTAAAAGAGACTGCTTGGATAATTCGGATGATTTTACTGATTACATCTTCAGGTATTTCTCTTTCTCTCAGCCAAGTTGTGATTATTGCAGTTGCTTGTAGTGGATC comes from Listeria monocytogenes and encodes:
- a CDS encoding HD domain-containing protein, with protein sequence MNQEEIIRAAQKWMQSHFEKETTGHDWEHIKRVWHLSKQIQAVEGGDKFTIELAALFHDYNDSKLTEDPLQATAIITTWLREREIPEDVISKIIRIIQAVSFKNGKNPIQASTIEEKIVQDADRLDAIGAIGIARTFTYGGAHNREIANHNHPENTTLQHFYDKLLLIQDQLKTTTAQEIAIEKQKVMQDFIHALEKELKI